In the Sarcophilus harrisii chromosome 1, mSarHar1.11, whole genome shotgun sequence genome, one interval contains:
- the SUB1 gene encoding activated RNA polymerase II transcriptional coactivator p15 — protein sequence MPKSKELVSSSSSGSDSDSEIDKKAKRKKQALPEKPIKKQKTGESSKAPASSKQSSSRDDHMFQIGKMRYVSVRDFKGKVLIDIREYWMDQEGEMKPGRKGISLNPEQWSQLKEQISDIDDAVRKL from the exons atGCCCAAATCAAAGGAACTTGTTTCTTCAAGCTCATCTGGGAGTGATTCTGACAGTGAAATTGACAAAAAG gcaAAGAGGAAAAAGCAAGCTCTTCCAGAAAAACCCATTAAGAAGCAAAAGACAGGAGAAAGTTCCAAAGCACCAGCTTCATCCAAGCAAAGCAGCAGCCGAGATGATCATATGTTCCAG ATTGGAAAAATGAGATATGTCAGTGTTCGGGACTTCAAAGGAAAAGTCCTAATTGATATTAGAGAATACTGGATGGATCAAGAAGGTGAAATGAAACCTGGTAGGAAAG gtATTTCTTTAAATCCAGAACAATGGAGCCAGCTGAAGGAACAGATTTCTGATATTGATGATGCAGTAAGAAAACTGTAA